The Tolypothrix sp. PCC 7712 region ATTCTCTCGCTGTGCTAAGTCTTTAAGTAGTTGTAAGCGGCTTTTACCGCCGTTCGTATCTAGTAAATCTGGTAACGGCCCATCTAGGGGATATGATGATAAATCATGTCCAGTTAGTCCGGAAAGCAGACCTACTCCCACAGAGGGATGAATCAAATCTTGTAGTTGCTGGTATTTTTCCTTCGCTTCTTGCTCAGTGCTACCGATTATCGGAAAGACACCAGGCATAATCTTGAGATTTTCGGGAGAACGTCCATATTTTGCCAGTCTTCCCTTGACACTTGCATAGAATGCTTGTGCGTCTTTGAGAGTTTGCTGGGCGGTAAATATCACTTCTGCGGTGCGTGCAGCCAGTTCTTGCCCAGCTTCCGAAGAACCAGCTTGCACAATTACTGGATATCCTTGCACCGGACGGGCGACATTCAACGGGCCGCGCACTGAGAAATGTTTACCTTTATGGTTAGGAATGTGCAATTTATCAGGATGGAAATAAAGGCCTGATTCTTTGTCACGAATTAAAGCATCATCTTCCCAACTATCCCACAGCTTAGTGACAACCTCTAAAAATTCTGTGGCTCTTTCATAGCGTAGTGAGTGTTGTAAATGCTCTTCCTGGCTAAAGTTTTTGGCTGCGGCTTCGGCGGCGGAGGTAACGACATTCCACCCAGCACGGCCACCACTGAGATAATCTAGCGAGGCAAACTTA contains the following coding sequences:
- a CDS encoding LLM class flavin-dependent oxidoreductase — translated: MSQKKQLRLGAFLPDAGHHVAAWRHPEAQADGGLNIQHYTHLAQTAERGKFDMVFLADGLAVWDRGQGKEAFSRSGQFSVHFEPLTLLSALSVVTKKIGLVATASTTYEEPFHLARKFASLDYLSGGRAGWNVVTSAAEAAAKNFSQEEHLQHSLRYERATEFLEVVTKLWDSWEDDALIRDKESGLYFHPDKLHIPNHKGKHFSVRGPLNVARPVQGYPVIVQAGSSEAGQELAARTAEVIFTAQQTLKDAQAFYASVKGRLAKYGRSPENLKIMPGVFPIIGSTEQEAKEKYQQLQDLIHPSVGVGLLSGLTGHDLSSYPLDGPLPDLLDTNGGKSRLQLLKDLAQRENLTIRQLYLWIAGARGHRTILGTPEQIADQLEEWFLNDGADGFNIMPPWLPGGLDEFVDFVIPELQRRGLFRTEYEGQTLREHLGLPRPVNQFTANAAARELASVLT